Proteins encoded together in one Lysinibacillus sp. FSL K6-0232 window:
- the cas7c gene encoding type I-C CRISPR-associated protein Cas7/Csd2 encodes MTILKNKIDFAVVFTVNKANPNGDPLNGNQPRQDFNGHGEVSDVAIKRKLRNRLQDEEESILVQSDERRTDNHRSIRDRVAAVEELNKILTKGKGTSEEEASAEKLACEHWYDVRAFGQVFAFKGDKLSLSVRGPVSIHAATSIEPVDITSMQITKSVNSITNTKDPSQKTSDTMGMKHRVDFGVYVFYGSINPQLAERTGFTYEDAQKLKEALRTLFANDASSARPDGSMEVNKLFWWEHNCKLGQYSSAKVHRSVKIERIQDSDKPSIKDYSIKADDTELSGLVAEEYDGL; translated from the coding sequence ATGACAATATTGAAGAATAAAATTGATTTTGCAGTGGTATTTACAGTAAATAAAGCAAATCCAAATGGCGATCCTTTAAATGGAAACCAGCCAAGACAGGATTTTAACGGTCACGGTGAAGTATCAGATGTTGCCATTAAGCGAAAGTTACGTAATCGCTTACAGGATGAAGAGGAATCTATTCTGGTACAATCGGATGAACGACGAACAGATAATCATCGTAGTATCCGTGATCGAGTAGCTGCAGTGGAAGAGTTAAATAAAATCTTAACAAAAGGGAAGGGAACAAGTGAAGAAGAAGCATCTGCTGAAAAACTTGCTTGTGAACATTGGTATGATGTGCGCGCATTTGGACAAGTATTTGCATTCAAAGGCGATAAGCTGTCCTTAAGCGTTCGGGGTCCTGTATCTATTCATGCTGCAACAAGCATTGAACCAGTAGATATTACAAGCATGCAGATTACAAAAAGCGTAAACTCCATTACCAATACAAAAGATCCAAGTCAAAAAACTTCTGACACAATGGGTATGAAACATCGAGTTGACTTTGGTGTATATGTATTTTATGGCAGCATTAATCCACAATTAGCAGAGCGTACAGGCTTTACATATGAGGATGCACAAAAATTGAAAGAAGCGCTTCGAACCCTGTTTGCAAATGACGCTTCTTCTGCACGTCCAGATGGTAGTATGGAAGTAAATAAATTATTTTGGTGGGAGCACAATTGTAAACTAGGACAATATTCATCTGCTAAGGTACATCGATCCGTGAAAATTGAGCGCATACAAGATAGTGATAAACCTTCGATTAAGGATTACTCAATTAAGGCTGACGACACTGAGTTATCAGGGCTAGTTGCAGAAGAGTATGATGGCTTATAA
- the cas4 gene encoding CRISPR-associated protein Cas4, whose protein sequence is MMAYNEEQFLMLSGLQHFVFCRRQWALIHIEQVWEDNVLTVEGNTLHEKADDPFVREKRGDTIYVRALPIHSYTLGINGICDMVEFTKTTKGITLANEDGQFAVKPIEYKRGAPKKHDADIAQLVAQVLCLEEMLQTTIDEAALYYHETRRREIVEITEEWRDKVTAMIKEMHQYYERKYTPRVKTGKHCKSCSLQHICLPELLNKESVLAYIDRMTRE, encoded by the coding sequence ATGATGGCTTATAATGAAGAACAATTTTTAATGTTGTCAGGCTTACAACATTTTGTCTTTTGTCGAAGACAATGGGCACTGATTCATATTGAACAAGTATGGGAAGATAATGTGCTTACTGTTGAAGGTAATACTTTACATGAAAAAGCAGATGATCCTTTTGTACGTGAGAAACGTGGGGATACAATCTATGTTCGAGCACTACCTATTCACTCATACACGTTAGGCATCAATGGTATTTGTGATATGGTAGAGTTTACAAAAACAACAAAAGGTATTACTTTAGCCAATGAAGATGGGCAATTTGCGGTGAAGCCGATTGAATATAAGAGGGGAGCGCCAAAAAAGCATGATGCTGATATTGCGCAGCTCGTGGCTCAAGTGCTTTGTCTGGAGGAGATGCTTCAAACAACGATAGATGAAGCTGCACTATACTATCATGAAACAAGACGACGAGAAATAGTGGAAATTACTGAAGAATGGCGTGATAAAGTAACAGCGATGATAAAAGAGATGCATCAATATTATGAACGCAAGTACACACCACGTGTAAAGACAGGAAAGCATTGTAAAAGTTGTTCTTTACAGCATATTTGTTTACCAGAGCTATTAAATAAAGAATCTGTACTTGCCTATATAGATAGGATGACACGAGAATGA
- the cas1c gene encoding type I-C CRISPR-associated endonuclease Cas1c, producing MKRLLNIVYVSQSDVYLALNGKNLVLLKEGEELGKIPILNLEGICTFGHQGASPALMATCMEQNISLTFFSSSGRFRGRLTGAINGNVTLRKKQYEVSMDELESAAIARHMIVGKIYNAEQNLKRTIRDHALRVNTERLTQVVERLKQARKLAFSITSLEELRGIEGNAASAYFSVFDECILQQKEDFYYKGRSRRPPLDRVNALLSLAYSLLASETAAALEGVGLDAYVGFLHRDRPGRTSLALDIMEELRPVIAERFVLKLINRKQIQASDFIVKENGAVLLKDDARRSFFKLWQEAKQEQVTHPYLKEKIQWGLVPHVQALLLARFLRGDLDAYPPFLIR from the coding sequence ATGAAGCGATTATTAAATATAGTTTATGTATCTCAGTCTGATGTATACCTTGCACTAAATGGAAAAAATCTTGTTTTACTAAAAGAAGGAGAAGAGCTTGGAAAAATACCAATACTAAATCTTGAGGGTATTTGTACGTTTGGTCATCAAGGTGCGAGTCCTGCTTTAATGGCTACATGTATGGAACAAAATATAAGTCTAACTTTCTTTTCAAGTAGTGGACGTTTTCGTGGAAGATTGACAGGTGCTATTAATGGCAATGTAACATTACGTAAAAAACAGTATGAAGTATCAATGGACGAGTTAGAAAGTGCAGCAATAGCACGTCATATGATTGTTGGAAAGATTTATAATGCTGAGCAAAATTTGAAGCGTACGATACGTGACCATGCTTTACGTGTAAATACTGAACGTCTAACGCAAGTTGTTGAACGTTTAAAGCAGGCAAGAAAGTTGGCTTTTTCAATAACTAGTTTAGAAGAATTACGCGGTATAGAAGGTAATGCTGCTAGTGCCTATTTTAGTGTTTTTGATGAATGTATTTTACAACAAAAAGAGGACTTTTATTACAAAGGTAGAAGTAGACGCCCTCCTCTGGATCGAGTAAATGCATTGTTATCATTAGCGTATTCTTTGCTTGCCTCTGAAACGGCTGCTGCGCTGGAAGGTGTAGGCTTAGATGCCTATGTAGGATTTTTACATCGAGATCGCCCAGGACGAACATCACTTGCTTTAGATATAATGGAGGAATTGCGCCCTGTTATTGCTGAACGCTTTGTTTTAAAGCTTATTAATCGTAAACAAATACAAGCTAGCGATTTTATTGTGAAAGAAAATGGTGCGGTTTTACTAAAGGATGATGCAAGAAGAAGCTTTTTTAAATTATGGCAAGAGGCTAAACAAGAACAGGTAACACATCCTTATTTAAAAGAAAAAATCCAATGGGGACTAGTCCCACATGTACAAGCCCTGTTGTTAGCCCGTTTTTTACGAGGGGATTTAGATGCATACCCTCCATTTTTAATAAGGTAG
- the cas2 gene encoding CRISPR-associated endonuclease Cas2: MLVLVTYDVQTSTSGGAKRLRQVAKKCGEYGIRVQNSVFECVVDATQYKQLQLALEDIIDPERDSLRFYNLGNKYNSKVIHIGAKETIDVAAPLIF, translated from the coding sequence ATGTTAGTTTTAGTAACTTATGATGTGCAAACAAGCACATCTGGTGGAGCAAAGCGTTTACGTCAAGTTGCCAAAAAATGTGGGGAATATGGCATACGTGTTCAAAATTCTGTGTTCGAGTGTGTTGTTGATGCTACGCAATACAAGCAACTTCAGCTTGCACTTGAAGACATTATTGACCCAGAACGAGATAGTCTTCGATTCTATAACCTAGGCAATAAATATAACTCAAAGGTCATCCATATAGGTGCAAAAGAAACAATAGATGTAGCAGCACCACTTATATTTTAA